GCGAGATGGCGCCCATCACGGAGTTTGTCACGCTCACGCGGGTGTATGGCCCCGAGAGCCTCGACCGCTTCAATTTGTTCACGGCTATTTCCGTTAATGGGCAGCCGAAGGAAGGAGCTAGCACCGGCGAGGCCTTGCTGGCTATTCAAGAAGTGGCTCGGCAAAAGCTACCCGCAGGCTACAGCTACGAGTTTTCGGGCATCAGCCGCGAGGAGCAGAACAGCGGCCGGCAGTCGCTCTACATTTTTGCCTTGTCGCTCATCTTCGTGTATCTACTGCTGAGCGCGCAGTACGAGAGCTACCTGCTGCCTTTTGCAGTGCTTCTCTCTATCCCAATTGGTTTGAGCGGTACCTACTTGTTTGCCAAACTCTTCGGCATCGACAACAACATCTACCTCCAGATTTCGGTGATTATGCTCATCGGTCTGCTCGCCAAAAACGCCATTCTGATGATTGAGTTCTCCTTGGCGCGACGACGTGGGGGCGAGATGGGCATCTTGGAAGCGGCCGTAGAAGGGGCCAAAGCTCGCCTGCGCCCGATCCTGATGACGTCGTTTGCCTTCGTATTTGGTTTGATGCCGCTGCTGTTCGCAACCGGCGCGGGTGCTAATGGCAACAAGAGTATCGGTGCAGGTGCTATCGGCGGCATGCTGTTCGGCACCTTGATCGGGGTGTTCTTCATTCCGGTACTGTTCATCATCTTCGAAGGTATTCAGGAGCGCATCAGCGGCCCACCCAAGACGCAGGAGCAGCTAGAGGCCGAAGAAGCGGAAGGTGGTCCACCGCCCGCCGCGGATAAGCCCAAGCCAGCCGATCGACCCAAACCCGAACCGGCTATTGCTTAATACTTTGAACGTGCTGAATGCGGAGCGTTGCCGGGAACCTAGCACCTAGCTTTTCTACCAGACAACCGCTCCGCATTCTTCCCTCAACAGTCAATATCTAATTAGATGAAAACCACCCACCTGCCGCGCCTTCTTCTCCCCTTGCTCCTGCTCGCGGCCGGTAGCTGCCAAGTGCTGAACCCTTATAGCCGTCCAGAAACCGCTACCACTGGCCTCTACCGCGATGCGGCTACGACCGATACCATTAGCCTAGCTTTCCAGCCCTGGCAGCAGCTATTTACCGACCCGCTGCTGCAAAAGCTCATCAATGAAGGCCTGACTAATAACCGCAATCTGCAAGTGGCGGTGGCGCGCATCGAGCAATCACAAGCCCTACTCGCCCAGAGCAAAGCGGCTTTTCTACCTAGCCTCAACGGTCGCGCCACCACTACCTTATCCCGGGCCCGTGGCTCGCTCGTGGGCACCAACGCCGGCGGCAGCACGACCACAACAGGTGGCACCACAACTGGCGGTACCACCGGAGGTGGCACGACGGGCGGCGGCACCACCGGTGGCGGGACAACGGGCGGGGGAACAACCGGTGGTGGCACGACGGGCGGCGGTACCAACGGTAACGGCACCACTACCACTGACCAATCGACCATCGTGACGGGTGGTTCGCCGCGCCAGTACTTGCTAGCCCTGAGCAGTAGCTGGGAGGCCGATGTATGGGGCAAGCTCCGCAGCAATAAACGCTCGTATGTGGCCTCGGTGCTGCAAAGCGAGGCGTACCGGCGCGTGGTGCAAACTCAGCTCATTGCCGACATTGCCGATAACTATTTCTACCTGTTAGCCCTCGATGCGCAGTTAGAAATTACGCGTCAAACGGTGCAAAACCGCATCAAGGATGTAGAAACGATGCGCCTGCTCAAGGAAGGCGACGTAGTAACCGAAGCCGCCGTGGTGCAGAGTGAAGCGCAACGCTACGCCGCCGAGGTTACTATTCCGGACCTGGAGCGCAACATTCGCGAAACGGAAAACCTGATGGCAACTTTGCTGGGCCGCGCCCCGCGCCCCATTGAGCGGAGCACCCTAGCCGCTCAGCCGTCTACCCCACCGCTACTCACGGGCGTGCCCGGCCAACTCCTGCGCAACCGCCCCGATGTACAGCAAGCCGAATACGCCTTCCAGTCGAGCTTCGAGCTGACCAACGCGGCACGAGCCTACTTCTACCCGAGCTTCACCATCACGGCCAACGGCGGCCTCATCAGCTCTACAATTGATAACCTGTTTTCACCGACGGCCATCTTTGCGAGCGTAGTAGGCGGTTTGTCTCAACCTATTTTCAGCCAAGGGCTGAATCGGGCGCGCTTACGTCGGTCGGAGGCATTGCAGCGCGAGTACCTGGCCACCTACCAACAGACCATGTTTACGGCCGGGCAGGAGGTTTCGAATGCGTTGTTCGCCTACGAAAGTGCTGTTCAGAAAGCTAGGATTCGTGCCCAGCAGCTAGCAGCCTTAGATAAGGCCGTCGATTATACGCAGGAATTGCTACGTGCCGGCTTCGCCAACTACACCGAAGTACTTACGGCGCAGCAAAGCTTGCTTTCGGCCCAGCTCAACAGCGTAAACGACGCATTGCAGCAACGCCAAGCCGTCACAGACCTTTACCACGCCCTAGGTGGTGGCTGGCGGTAGCTGGGGTCATTCCAACCCTGACAGGGCTTGAAGCCCCTAGCAGGGTTTTAGCAGAACGTGCACCTAGCTCGTGCAAGCGTCCGCAGCCGACAATCAGTCGGACGCCTGAACGCATCGAGCGGTGGCAAATCTGAACCATCAGCAAAACGATTCGGTGACAACCCTAGCTAGGTTAACTCGTTCAAACCCAACGAACACTCCACCTTACCAACCACATACACCATGGGAAGCATTGCCTTGCACGGGTTTGGCCGCATTGGCCGGCAGTTTTTGCGCATTGGTTTGAAGAATAATCTGTTCGTACCCGTTTCAGTCTCCGACATTCGGGACGAGGAAACGCTGGCCGCACTATTCGCCGTTGATACGAACTACGGACGCTGGCACGAGCCCGTATCGGGTAGCCCAGGCAAATTCAACATCGGCGACCGGGAGATTCAGTACATCAATTCTTCGAAAGAAATACCTGACTGGTCCGCTCTAGGTGTCGACCTCGTGGTAGACTGCACCGGCCGCGCCACCACCCGCGCGGGCGCACAAGCCCACCTCGACCGCGGCGCTAAGTATGTGCTCATTAGCGCACCGAGTAAGTCGCTGGATGACTGCGACGCCGTGCTGCTGAAAGGCATCAACCTCGATACCTTCGATGCCAGCAAACACAAGATCGTGAGCATGGGCAGCTGCACCACCAACGCGTTGGCGGCCGTGGTGAAAGTCGTGCTGGAAAACTTTGGTATTAAGTACGGTTTGTTCTCTACCGTACACTCCTACACCAACACCCAATCACTCACTGACCAGCCGATGAAAGACCGGCGCGACTCCTGGGCCGCGGCCGAAAACATCATTCCGTCTTCTTCGGGCGCGGCCAAAACGCTGAAGTTTATCTGGCCTGACCTGAACATTACGGGCAAAGCCTATCGCGTGCCTACGCGCACCGGCAGCATCGCCGAGCTAAACTTAGTGACGGAAAAAGAGTGCTCAGTAGAGGAAGTAAACGAAGCTCTGCGCCAAGCCGCGAAGGAAGGCCCGCTGAAAGGTGTAATGGACGTGCTGGAAGATGAGTGGGCGTCGTGCCGCATTGTGGGCGACCCGCACACTTCTATCGTCGACTTACCCCTCACGGCTAAGCAAGGTGAGCTCCTGTCCGTTGCCGCCTGGTACGACAACGAGTGGGGCTTCTCCAGCCGCCTCGCTGAAGTAGCTGCCTTCTTAGCGGAGAAGATTTAAGCAGAAAACCAGAACACTTACGTCGAATCAGCTAGAGGAACCTGACGTGCTCCTCTGGCTAGTTCTGAGCGACAAGAGCCAGAAGCATCTCGCAACCTAGGTTGGGGAGAAAGCAGGAAAGCAAACTACTGAGCTAGGTCCGCCTCTGGCGGGATGAATAGCTAGGTCTGTTATCTTTCCGCTTTCTCCCCAATTTGCGTTTGTAAAGGCCTCATGCACAACATTGAGCTAATTATTGGGCTTCTGGCCGTCGTCACCATCTTAGCGGAAGTAGCCGACCGGGTTAAACTTCCTTACCCTGTGCTGCTCGTGATAGTAGGCATGGTACTAGGTTTGATACCGGGTTTGCCGCGGGTCACGGTAGCTCCCGACTTAGTATTCCTGCTGTTCTTGCCACCCCTGTTATACGAGGCAGCGTGGAGCACTTCCTGGCCCGACTTCAAAGCATATCGTCGGCCCATTGGCTTTCTGGCTCTCGGGTGCGTGTTGTTCACGACGGGGTTGGTCGCCGTCGTCGCCCACGCATTCATTCCCGATTTTAGCTGGCCAGCGGCTTTCGTCCTGGGTGCCATTATTTCGCCCCCCGATGCGGTGGCGGCTACCAGCGCTACCAAAGGCCTAGGTCTGCCGCGACGGGTGGTTACCATTCTGGAAGGCGAGAGTCTAGTAAACGATGCCACCGGCCTGATTGCGTATCGCTACGCGCTGGCGGCGGTGCTCACGGGGCACTTTGTGCTCTGGCAGGCGGGCTTGCAGCTGATCTGGGTGGCGGCCGCGGGTACGGGCATCGGCTTGCTGGTAGGCTGGGGCATCTTTCACGTGCATCGCCTCACGCGCAATCCCATCGTGGTTACGACGCTCACGTTTCTGACACCCTACCTAGCTTACCTAGCGGCCGAAGAGATACACGTATCGGGGGTGCTGGCGGTGGTAGCGGCGGGCTTGTTCCTGGCCCGGCGGTCAGCTACTATTTTCACCCACGAAGCTAGGCTGCAAACATACACTGTTTGGAAAACAACGGTATTGCTACTCAACGGCTTAGTCTTTATCCTGATTGGCCTAGCTCTGCCCAACATACTTGCTGGCATTCAACAAGAAGTCTCTTGGCAGCAGGCACTCAGCTACGGCATTGTGGTTACGCTTACTGTGATTGTGGGCCGGCTACTGTGGGTGTACCCGAGCACCTATTTGCCGCGGGTGCTGAGCCGCGGCATTCGGGAGCGGGAGCCGAAACCCATACTGCCGCTCGTCACGGTTATTGCCTGGACGGGTATGCGCGGGGTGGTGTCATTGGCTATTGCGCTGTCCTTGCCGCTCACTCTTAGCCCTGGCGTGCCCTTTCCGCACCGCAACCTGATTCTGTTCATCACCTTCGTCGTGATTTTCTGCACCATTGTAGGGCAGGGCTTGAGCCTAGCGCCGCTAATCCGTTGGCTGGGCATCGCTCCCGACGACAGCGTAGAGCACGAAGAAGTAGAGCTGCGCTTATATCTAGCTGGCCAAACCGTCACTTACCTCGGCAGCCCCGCCGGCCAGGAGCACGCGCCGCCCGATGTGCTAGCTCGCATGAAAAGCCGCTACGACATCCGCCTAGAGCGCTTGCACAACCGAGCGCTTGGCGTTCGTGCCAGCCGCTTGGAAGAGAAGCCCATCACCCAGTTTCAACAGCTACAAGAAGCGGTTATTCAGTTTGAACGCAGCGTACTTGAAAAGCTCCGACACGAGGAGAAAACCAGCGAGGAGCTGCTGCGCAAAATCGAAAACGAGCTGGACTTGGAAGAGACACGCTTGGCGCTGGATAAAGCGTGAACAAGCTAGATTCTGCTTGTTTTTAAGATGAAGGCCTTCTATTAATGTTCGGTCCGAGAAAAGTTGAGGAGAAGCAATGATTATCCGTGACCAACTCGAAGGCAGAAAATGGCCCTATTTTAAGTAGGCTGTTATAAGGTAGATTGTCTGGTAGTGGTTGAAAGATTATTGTAGCGCAACAAGCCTTTCCAAGTTCCGCGCAAGGCATAGCGTTGCCCCGTGGTTGTGTTCTTCAACGTGCCTTGAAATGAGCAAGTGAGGTGATATGCCTCGATTTGGCGGCTGATGTCGATACGAGAGTTAGCCGGAATCTTGATTGTTAGTATCTGCTTGGCATACGTGCCGTATGGTTTCTGCTGTTGGATGGCACTGAGCGGAAAGGTCTCTGTAGAGTAGCTGACCGCCTCCATACCCGCCCAATCCTGCGGCACCGGCACAACCAGATTGCTTAGGTCGATTTCTTTAGGCAGGAGACTGGTTTGGTCAATTTCGAACTGAGAAGTTTTCACTAAATCATCAACACTCGCTTCAATTTGCTGTGTAGCCAAGATGTTACTCGGGTTCTGTACACTTAGTCCCTTCAAGGGCACTGCTACCGTATCAATACGAGCCCCAGGAGTCAAGAAGTAATGGACATCGGTAACTTCATACTGCGCCGGCACAGTCGGTTCGGGCTCCGTGTGTTCTGATTTGATACAGGAGCTTAGTGGAATAAGGATGAACAGACTAGGAAAGATATGCTGAGGGAAATACCTCTTATATAGTTGATTCATCATTGTGTGGAAGCAGTTGTGTGAAGAAAAGCGATGCACAATATTTTCACTTACAGATACATAGTTTAATCGTGGCGAAGGGCATGGCATCCGTAACGACGTCAGTATAGTCAAGTTTGCACGCACTCGTGCTAACGTAAATACCTGCAATGACGGGCCGAGTAGCTGGTCACACCCTCTGAAGCAGCCAAAAAGGCTTTATTTTCAAAGTTATTCGACCGGTAAACACTATAGTAAGTCGCTACTGAATATGGCCTGCTCCGAGTCCTATTTCTTAGTAACCGACCTGACTCTAACCCTCACCGGTCCATCAGTCGGCCGACTTACTCGCTGAATTTTCTGCTCCAATTCCTCTGTGTTTGCTACAACGACAGGGCTATTATACTTCTTCGCCTTTCGGTTAGCAGTTCGAGCGGTTTTCTCTGCTGGCGTTTTGCTGTTTGAAACAGGAGCTGTCTGGGCGTGAGCACCAACTTGGCTCCCCGTGAGGAATAGTATGCTGAGTGAAAAGAGAACGGTTTTCATGGTATAGATCAAAAAGCTAGAGATGAGCACTGGTAATGAGCTAGGCAAATAGAAAATGATCTTTCTCAAGGTACTAATTATCAAGGAAATACTCGTTGACAAAACCTACCGGCTGTGTACCACAATAGTCTGAGGTTTAGCAAGCAGGCCTAAGTACCTACCACGTTATGCCGCTTCTATCCTGGGTAGCAGGAAACAAAAAATACCATTAGTTCTGCTTCAAAAAACAAGTATATTTGGAAGTATTCCAATAAAATCTATTCAGATCCCATGGCTCTGATAGGATCCGCTATACATTGTTTCTAGTCTAACTCATCGAGTTGATTATTGATGTAAAACCGTGGTTTAATAATATAGAAGCAGATCAAAAGCATTGTACATAGTAGTATACCCGGATTGATTGCACTAACAAGATTATCACCGATAAAACACATCATTATTCAAAAAATCAATAAGTTATCTTATACAGCTTTTATTCCCTCGCAATACATAAAATACTAATTAATTGAAAAACAAAAGCACCTCAGACTCATTACTTTTCTTTAAGTGTCAGTAGTTAAAAACTGAATAGTGAAGTATGGAAAACATAAAATACGCATTTATTATCTTATTGATAGTTACTTTGGCGTTATGCTCAACACAACGTTCTGTAGCGCAGAGAACCCAAATTAAAGGATTTGCTGACGCATCTGCTTATTATCAAAAGGGCAAAGCAAGCTTTGCTCTTGGCGAGCAAGATTTGTTTATTACTTCAGAAATAACCGAGCGATTATCGTTTTTGGGCGAGACAGTCTTCAAGTATTCTCTTGACTCTCCTACTGACTTTGACATTAGCATTGAACGTATAATTCTAAAATATAACTATGCAGGTAATCACAGCATTCTGATAGGAAAGCATCATACACCGGTTAATTACTGGAACGACACCTATCACCATGGTAGAGTATTCTTCCCTACAGTTGATCGACCCTTGATCTTCTCGGAAGGCATCATCCCACTTCATACAACTGGCGTCAGCTTACAAGGACAGAACCTTGGTCGTATTCGCTTTGGCTACGACCTCATGGTTGGTAACGGGCTAGGCTCAGGTGATGTGCAAGACAATAACATTTTTAAATCGCTAACAGCAGCCATCCATATAAAACCAAAGGATGGAATGCGTATTGGTGCATCACTCTACCATGATGTAATTTCGAAAGGAAGTACGATCCACAATCATTATAGTGGCGTTAGTACACTAATACCTACCAAGGTGAACCAAAATATAATGACAGCTTCTATTTCTTATAACGATTCTATTTTTTCTAAAAAATACGAATTATTAGCAGAGAGCAGTATGGTTATGAACAAATCTGATAGCCTAGGTATGCAAGATGCCCTAGCTTCCTACGTGTATGCTGGCCTAAGAGTAACAGATAAGATCATACCATACATTAGATTTGATGACATCCGTTATAAGAACAAAGAAGTATACTTTCTAAATAACAATGTTCAATCCTTTGTTGGCGGGCTGCGATATGAGTTAAGTTACCTAGCCGTTCTCAAACTTGAATATCAGCACGTAAAGAACCGCCAAGCAAGTACCACGGACAGGTTAGTGTTTCAAGTAGCCGTTGGTTTTTAAATTATCATGCTCATGACGCGGCTTTTCCTATTTATTTTCATTCTACTCCTACTTACCGTCTATCTCCCATTACCGGCAAATTCACAAAATATGAGTTTGACAGTAATTGCCAACGGGAAAGGAATACCAGCAGAAATGAAGATGGACCAATTAAGATCAATAATACGGGGAGAGAAATTGCGCTGGCCTGATGGCAGTAAAGTTGTCATAGCACTTATGAAAACCAATACTCCTATTGGAGTAAATACCAGCAAAAAGATCTATAATATGAGTGAAAACGAATTGAACAAGTATTGGCTTGCCCTAGTATTTCAGGGCAAAGCCAATGCTCCCAATTTTTTCAATTCCGAATCCGATCTTGGAGAATTCGTCTCGCAAACCAATGGTGCTATCGGCATTCTCAGCCAACCACCTACAAATAACAAGGTTATAATTGTCGATGGAAAAAAGAGCCTATAGTCTTCTCCCGTAGTGCATTATCGATAAAGGCATCTCATATGCTAGCCAGCTTCTACAAACTACCTGCTGTCCAAATCATCAACCACTTACGTCTTACCGTTAAGACTAAGATTTGGATAACGGTAACTAGTATTGTATTGCTATTTTCCTTTTTTATTTTATTCTACTTACCAGCTGTGCAGGAACGATACCTGCTCAGCAATTTTAACAAAGAAGTTCAGAACCATGCAAATACAGTTGCTCTAGGAGTAAAGATTGCTATGACTGAACAGAACTTCCAGGGCGTTCAAACCGCTATGGATTTTGTTAACAAGGACCCTTTGCTGCAATTCGTAAGCTTACTACAAGTTGACACCGTCTGGAATAAAGTGCATTCTACTTACCAAGTAACTAGAACTGTATTTAGGACTTATCCCGAAGCAAAGAAGATAAATATTGATGCTGTATCGAATGATTCAACAATCATAAAACGTGCAAATTTCAGTACTCCGGTGATGAAAGGTGCAATACTATTAGCTTTTTCAACGAGGGAAATTGTTCAAAGCAAAAGAAACATTCGTGCTACCTCTTTATTCTTTAGCTTCTTAATCTTTACCATCGGCATCGGCATCGGCTTCGTTTTAGCCAGGAACATTTCTATTCCTGTGCTAGCATTAAGAGACGCCGCCACCAAAGTAGGAAGGGGAGATCTTACCCAAAGGGTATTCAGCAAGTCGCGCGATGAGATAGGAGAGCTTGGCATTGCTTTCAATAAAATGGTTGCTGATTTATCGAAGGCACGCCAGGAATTAGAAGATAGAACCCG
This Hymenobacter sp. GOD-10R DNA region includes the following protein-coding sequences:
- a CDS encoding efflux transporter outer membrane subunit, yielding MKTTHLPRLLLPLLLLAAGSCQVLNPYSRPETATTGLYRDAATTDTISLAFQPWQQLFTDPLLQKLINEGLTNNRNLQVAVARIEQSQALLAQSKAAFLPSLNGRATTTLSRARGSLVGTNAGGSTTTTGGTTTGGTTGGGTTGGGTTGGGTTGGGTTGGGTTGGGTNGNGTTTTDQSTIVTGGSPRQYLLALSSSWEADVWGKLRSNKRSYVASVLQSEAYRRVVQTQLIADIADNYFYLLALDAQLEITRQTVQNRIKDVETMRLLKEGDVVTEAAVVQSEAQRYAAEVTIPDLERNIRETENLMATLLGRAPRPIERSTLAAQPSTPPLLTGVPGQLLRNRPDVQQAEYAFQSSFELTNAARAYFYPSFTITANGGLISSTIDNLFSPTAIFASVVGGLSQPIFSQGLNRARLRRSEALQREYLATYQQTMFTAGQEVSNALFAYESAVQKARIRAQQLAALDKAVDYTQELLRAGFANYTEVLTAQQSLLSAQLNSVNDALQQRQAVTDLYHALGGGWR
- a CDS encoding type I glyceraldehyde-3-phosphate dehydrogenase, yielding MGSIALHGFGRIGRQFLRIGLKNNLFVPVSVSDIRDEETLAALFAVDTNYGRWHEPVSGSPGKFNIGDREIQYINSSKEIPDWSALGVDLVVDCTGRATTRAGAQAHLDRGAKYVLISAPSKSLDDCDAVLLKGINLDTFDASKHKIVSMGSCTTNALAAVVKVVLENFGIKYGLFSTVHSYTNTQSLTDQPMKDRRDSWAAAENIIPSSSGAAKTLKFIWPDLNITGKAYRVPTRTGSIAELNLVTEKECSVEEVNEALRQAAKEGPLKGVMDVLEDEWASCRIVGDPHTSIVDLPLTAKQGELLSVAAWYDNEWGFSSRLAEVAAFLAEKI
- a CDS encoding Na+/H+ antiporter is translated as MHNIELIIGLLAVVTILAEVADRVKLPYPVLLVIVGMVLGLIPGLPRVTVAPDLVFLLFLPPLLYEAAWSTSWPDFKAYRRPIGFLALGCVLFTTGLVAVVAHAFIPDFSWPAAFVLGAIISPPDAVAATSATKGLGLPRRVVTILEGESLVNDATGLIAYRYALAAVLTGHFVLWQAGLQLIWVAAAGTGIGLLVGWGIFHVHRLTRNPIVVTTLTFLTPYLAYLAAEEIHVSGVLAVVAAGLFLARRSATIFTHEARLQTYTVWKTTVLLLNGLVFILIGLALPNILAGIQQEVSWQQALSYGIVVTLTVIVGRLLWVYPSTYLPRVLSRGIREREPKPILPLVTVIAWTGMRGVVSLAIALSLPLTLSPGVPFPHRNLILFITFVVIFCTIVGQGLSLAPLIRWLGIAPDDSVEHEEVELRLYLAGQTVTYLGSPAGQEHAPPDVLARMKSRYDIRLERLHNRALGVRASRLEEKPITQFQQLQEAVIQFERSVLEKLRHEEKTSEELLRKIENELDLEETRLALDKA